The proteins below come from a single Halomonas binhaiensis genomic window:
- the gpt gene encoding xanthine phosphoribosyltransferase, whose product MSGRYHKHFTVSWDQLHRDVRELCHRLMEKDFKGIVAITRGGLIPAALIARELNIRLIDTVCIKSYDHMDQDSLHVLKGVDHDGEGWLLVDDLVDTGKTARAVREMLPKAQFVTIYAKPEGCPLVDQYLTEVAQDCWIQFPWDMGVAYVEPLVDQRRSDLQNSAAGE is encoded by the coding sequence ATGAGCGGTCGTTACCACAAGCATTTCACCGTTTCCTGGGACCAGCTGCATCGCGATGTGCGCGAGCTATGCCATCGGCTGATGGAGAAGGACTTCAAGGGGATCGTCGCGATCACCCGTGGCGGCTTGATCCCGGCAGCCCTGATTGCCCGCGAACTGAATATCCGCCTGATTGATACTGTCTGTATCAAGAGTTACGACCACATGGATCAGGATAGCCTGCATGTGCTCAAGGGCGTCGATCATGATGGCGAGGGTTGGTTGCTGGTCGATGATCTGGTCGATACGGGCAAGACCGCCAGGGCGGTGCGCGAAATGCTGCCCAAGGCCCAATTCGTGACCATCTATGCCAAGCCCGAGGGGTGCCCGCTGGTAGACCAGTACCTCACCGAGGTGGCCCAGGATTGCTGGATTCAGTTTCCGTGGGACATGGGCGTGGCCTATGTAGAACCGCTGGTGGATCAACGCCGATCCGATCTGCAAAACTCTGCTGCCGGGGAGTGA
- a CDS encoding adenine phosphoribosyltransferase: MSIYGDYIKSVIRTVPDWPQEGVNFRDITPLLQNSAAFRKLIDSFVHRYQEMQLDAIAAIDARGFIIGAPVAYELGCSFVPVRKKGKLPFQTISQTYTLEYGQAEVEMHADAFRDGDRILIMDDLIATGGTMLAAAELIKRSHGQVVETAAIVDLPDLGGSQKVRDAGYSVFAVCSFTEDEA, translated from the coding sequence ATGAGCATTTACGGCGACTATATCAAGTCTGTCATTCGCACTGTTCCCGATTGGCCCCAGGAAGGTGTCAATTTCCGTGACATCACGCCATTGCTGCAGAACAGTGCGGCTTTCCGCAAGCTGATTGACAGCTTTGTGCACCGTTATCAGGAGATGCAGCTGGATGCCATCGCCGCTATCGATGCCCGTGGCTTTATCATTGGTGCACCTGTGGCCTACGAGCTGGGCTGCAGCTTTGTACCGGTGCGCAAGAAAGGCAAGTTGCCTTTCCAGACGATCAGCCAGACCTACACGCTGGAATATGGTCAGGCCGAGGTGGAAATGCATGCCGACGCCTTTCGTGATGGCGACCGCATCCTGATCATGGATGATCTCATCGCCACCGGAGGCACCATGCTGGCAGCGGCCGAACTGATCAAGCGCAGTCACGGCCAGGTGGTCGAGACCGCTGCTATCGTTGATTTGCCGGACCTGGGCGGTAGCCAGAAAGTGCGTGATGCTGGCTACAGTGTCTTCGCAGTATGCAGTTTTACTGAGGACGAAGCATGA
- a CDS encoding NCS2 family permease, which produces MSTPDNSLSRPRGALDRYFKLGEHNTDVKTEIIAGITTFLTMAYIIFVNPSILSEAGMDYGAVFVATCLAAAIGCLVMGLWANYPVALAPGMGLNAFFTYGVVLGMGHTWQVALGGVFLSGVTFFLLSIFRIREWIINAIPMTLRLGIAAGIGLFLGMIALKNAGIVVDNPATLVSVGDLSQPAPLYALGGFFLITALAHLRVTGAVMIGILGVTILAMLLGHNEFAGVVSMPPSIAPTILQLDISGALDVGMISVVFAFLFVDLFDTSGTLVGVAHRGGLLDKDGKLPRLGRALMADSTATMAGAALGTSTTTSYVESTAGIAAGGRTGLTAVVVAVLFLCGLFFSPLAGSIPPYATAGALLYVAALMTGSLAHVDWDDATEAAPVMIAALAMPLTFSIAEGIALGFVSYVAIKALSGRFRDLNSAVVILGILFAFKLIFID; this is translated from the coding sequence ATGTCCACACCCGACAACAGCCTGAGTCGCCCACGGGGCGCGCTTGACCGATACTTCAAGCTCGGTGAGCACAACACTGACGTCAAGACGGAAATCATCGCCGGTATTACCACCTTCCTGACCATGGCGTACATCATTTTCGTCAACCCCAGCATCCTGTCCGAAGCGGGCATGGACTATGGAGCTGTGTTCGTCGCCACCTGTCTGGCTGCTGCGATAGGCTGCCTGGTGATGGGGCTGTGGGCCAACTATCCCGTCGCTCTGGCGCCGGGAATGGGGCTTAACGCCTTCTTCACCTATGGCGTGGTCCTTGGTATGGGACATACCTGGCAGGTGGCCCTGGGCGGTGTCTTTCTATCGGGTGTGACCTTTTTCCTGCTGAGCATCTTTCGTATTCGGGAATGGATCATCAATGCCATTCCCATGACCTTGCGCTTGGGTATTGCCGCAGGGATCGGTCTGTTCCTTGGCATGATTGCCTTGAAGAATGCCGGCATTGTTGTTGATAACCCTGCCACTCTGGTGAGTGTGGGGGACTTGTCCCAGCCTGCACCGTTGTATGCCCTGGGAGGCTTTTTCCTGATCACGGCACTGGCTCACCTGCGTGTGACAGGAGCCGTGATGATCGGCATCCTCGGCGTCACGATCCTGGCCATGCTGCTGGGACACAACGAGTTCGCCGGTGTGGTCTCCATGCCGCCCTCCATCGCACCGACAATCCTGCAACTGGATATCAGTGGTGCTTTAGACGTCGGCATGATCAGTGTGGTGTTTGCCTTCCTGTTCGTTGACCTGTTCGACACTTCCGGCACCCTGGTCGGCGTGGCTCATCGCGGTGGCCTGCTCGACAAGGATGGCAAGCTGCCGCGCCTGGGACGTGCCCTGATGGCCGACTCCACGGCGACCATGGCGGGGGCCGCCCTGGGCACCTCGACCACGACCAGCTATGTGGAAAGCACCGCGGGTATCGCTGCCGGTGGGCGTACCGGCCTGACTGCTGTGGTGGTAGCGGTGCTGTTCCTGTGCGGGTTGTTCTTTTCTCCTCTGGCGGGCTCCATTCCTCCCTATGCCACAGCAGGAGCCTTGCTGTATGTGGCCGCGTTGATGACCGGCAGCCTGGCCCATGTGGACTGGGACGATGCGACGGAAGCGGCCCCGGTGATGATTGCTGCCCTGGCCATGCCGCTGACGTTCTCCATCGCGGAGGGCATTGCCCTGGGGTTCGTGAGTTATGTGGCGATCAAGGCGTTATCCGGCCGTTTCCGTGACCTCAACTCCGCTGTGGTGATCCTTGGTATATTGTTTGCCTTCAAGCTGATTTTCATCGATTGA
- a CDS encoding riboflavin synthase subunit alpha, whose translation MFTGIIQGTAEVVAIQEAEAFRTHVVAMSDELREGLEIGASVAHNGACLTVTSIEGERVSFDLMRETLRVTNLGAVKVGDRVNLERAARFGDEIGGHAMSGHVMGMAELVEIDEAPNNRRLWFRLPEGLDRFVFAKGYIGVDGASLTIGAVRNATSKEQSRTDFCVDLIPETLARTTLAERCPGDRVNIEIDPQTQAIVETVERVLANR comes from the coding sequence ATGTTTACCGGAATAATTCAGGGCACTGCTGAGGTAGTGGCCATCCAGGAGGCCGAAGCTTTTCGTACCCATGTCGTGGCCATGTCCGACGAGCTGCGTGAAGGCCTGGAAATCGGTGCATCCGTGGCGCACAACGGTGCTTGTCTTACGGTAACGTCCATTGAAGGGGAGCGTGTCAGCTTCGACCTGATGCGCGAGACCTTGAGAGTGACCAATCTAGGAGCCGTCAAGGTGGGCGATCGAGTCAACCTGGAACGGGCTGCGCGCTTTGGCGATGAGATCGGTGGCCATGCGATGTCTGGGCATGTGATGGGCATGGCCGAGCTGGTCGAGATCGATGAAGCTCCCAACAATCGCCGGCTGTGGTTCCGCTTGCCCGAAGGATTGGATCGGTTCGTATTTGCCAAGGGCTATATCGGTGTCGATGGAGCAAGCTTGACCATTGGCGCCGTGCGCAATGCGACAAGCAAGGAGCAGAGCAGGACCGACTTCTGTGTTGATCTGATCCCAGAAACGCTCGCGCGTACAACATTGGCCGAGCGTTGTCCGGGAGATCGAGTGAATATCGAGATAGACCCCCAGACCCAAGCCATCGTGGAAACCGTAGAACGAGTGCTGGCCAATCGCTGA
- a CDS encoding methionine ABC transporter ATP-binding protein has protein sequence MIRLHNVSKTFGAGPRAVTALKSIDLHVPKGQIHGVIGLSGAGKSTLIRCVNLLERPTTGSVFVDDKELTALSEEALREARHRIGMIFQHFNLLTSRTVFDNVALPLEFMKLSKNEIASRVTPLLDLVGLSDKANQYPSQLSGGQKQRVAIARALASRPQVLLCDEATSALDPHTTTSILELLQDINQKLGLTILLITHEMEVVKTICHRVSLISDGELVEEAEVGDFFTAPRTQLGRHFLNDFLELEPPRGLIERLQGSPSDNSHPVVRLGFSGDAVSTPLISRLARECGVDVSILQAKVESIQDRTLGLMIAELMGDEADTQRAIAYLESHDLTVEVLGHVQRTA, from the coding sequence ATGATACGACTGCATAACGTTTCCAAGACCTTCGGCGCCGGCCCTCGAGCGGTCACGGCACTGAAGAGCATTGATCTCCACGTTCCCAAAGGCCAGATTCATGGCGTCATCGGCCTTTCCGGTGCCGGCAAGTCGACCCTGATTCGCTGCGTCAATCTGCTCGAGCGCCCCACGACAGGCAGTGTGTTCGTCGATGACAAGGAACTGACCGCTCTGTCAGAAGAGGCTCTGCGCGAAGCGCGTCACCGCATCGGCATGATCTTTCAGCACTTCAATCTGCTGACATCACGCACCGTGTTCGACAACGTAGCGCTGCCGCTGGAATTCATGAAGCTGTCCAAGAATGAGATTGCCAGCCGCGTCACACCGTTGCTCGATCTCGTTGGCCTGAGCGACAAGGCCAATCAGTACCCATCGCAGCTGTCCGGTGGACAGAAGCAGCGCGTTGCCATTGCCCGCGCCCTCGCCAGCCGCCCTCAGGTGCTGCTGTGCGACGAGGCCACCTCGGCCCTGGACCCACACACCACCACCTCTATCCTTGAGCTGCTGCAGGACATCAATCAGAAGCTTGGTTTGACCATCCTGTTGATCACGCATGAGATGGAAGTGGTCAAGACCATCTGCCATCGCGTCAGCCTGATTTCCGACGGCGAACTGGTCGAAGAAGCCGAAGTCGGCGATTTCTTCACCGCGCCACGCACTCAACTGGGTCGCCACTTCCTCAACGACTTCCTTGAGCTGGAACCTCCTCGGGGCTTGATCGAACGCCTGCAGGGCAGTCCAAGCGACAACAGCCACCCCGTCGTACGCCTGGGCTTCTCGGGAGATGCGGTATCCACCCCGCTGATCTCTCGCCTGGCACGCGAATGCGGCGTGGATGTCAGCATCCTGCAGGCCAAGGTCGAATCGATCCAGGATCGCACCCTGGGCCTGATGATCGCAGAGCTGATGGGCGACGAAGCCGATACCCAACGCGCCATTGCCTATCTGGAATCCCATGACCTGACCGTGGAGGTGCTCGGCCATGTCCAGCGCACTGCTTAA
- a CDS encoding methionine ABC transporter permease — protein sequence MSSALLNLILSATAETLYMVFVSGVLSALAGIPLGVLLYVTRPGQILPNATLNSVLGIITNVGRSIPFIILMVALIPFIRILVGTSIGTNAAAVPLTIAAIPFVARLVEGSLNEVSPGLIEAAQSMGATPWQIITKVLLPEARGGIFTTLTITVVTLVSYSAMAGAVGGGGLGDLGIRYGYMRYDSTVMLITVAILVVMVQGFQSLGDYLVRKSDHK from the coding sequence ATGTCCAGCGCACTGCTTAATCTGATTCTTTCAGCCACCGCCGAGACCCTCTACATGGTCTTTGTGTCTGGCGTGCTTTCTGCCCTGGCCGGCATTCCCCTCGGCGTACTGCTGTATGTGACACGCCCCGGGCAGATTCTGCCCAATGCAACTTTGAATTCAGTGCTCGGAATCATCACCAATGTTGGCCGCTCGATCCCCTTCATCATTCTGATGGTGGCGTTGATCCCCTTCATTCGCATACTGGTCGGTACTTCCATCGGTACCAATGCTGCCGCCGTGCCTTTGACCATTGCCGCCATCCCATTCGTTGCCCGCCTGGTAGAGGGATCTCTCAATGAGGTATCTCCCGGCCTGATCGAAGCCGCTCAATCCATGGGCGCAACTCCTTGGCAGATCATTACCAAAGTACTGCTGCCAGAAGCTCGCGGCGGCATCTTCACTACCCTGACCATCACAGTGGTCACACTGGTGAGCTATTCCGCCATGGCCGGCGCGGTAGGCGGCGGCGGGCTCGGCGACCTGGGCATCCGCTACGGCTATATGCGCTATGATTCCACCGTCATGCTGATCACCGTCGCCATTCTGGTGGTCATGGTTCAGGGCTTCCAGAGCCTGGGCGACTACCTGGTGCGCAAGAGCGACCATAAGTGA
- a CDS encoding MetQ/NlpA family ABC transporter substrate-binding protein, giving the protein MRKTLIGALAISTLSLAVAQANAAEIKIGTVAGPETDVMQVAADIAKQKFDLDVEIVEFTDYVTPNAALADGSLDANAYQHEPYMNAMVRDRGYDFAIAGRTFVYPIGAYSEKYDNIDDLPDGATIALPNDPSNEGRSLILMHNLGLIQLDDPENLEATPLNVSENEHDYKFREIEAAQLPRVLPDVDMAFINNTFAQPAGLSLDDALIKEGPESPYVNIIAVRAGDEDREEIKQLVEAYQSDEVAAKADELFKGSAVPGWE; this is encoded by the coding sequence ATGCGCAAGACTCTGATTGGTGCCCTAGCGATCTCCACTCTGTCTCTCGCCGTTGCTCAGGCCAATGCCGCCGAAATCAAGATCGGCACCGTAGCGGGCCCAGAAACTGACGTCATGCAGGTCGCCGCCGATATCGCCAAGCAAAAGTTCGACCTGGATGTGGAAATCGTCGAGTTCACCGACTACGTCACGCCCAATGCCGCCCTGGCCGACGGCAGCCTGGACGCCAATGCCTACCAGCACGAGCCGTACATGAACGCAATGGTGCGCGACCGTGGCTATGACTTCGCCATTGCTGGCCGCACCTTCGTCTACCCGATTGGTGCTTATTCCGAAAAGTACGACAACATCGATGATCTGCCGGATGGCGCTACCATCGCCCTGCCTAACGATCCGTCCAACGAAGGCCGCTCGCTGATCCTGATGCACAACCTGGGCCTGATTCAGTTGGATGATCCGGAGAACCTGGAAGCCACACCGCTGAACGTGAGCGAGAACGAGCACGACTACAAGTTCCGCGAGATCGAAGCCGCGCAGCTGCCCCGCGTGCTGCCTGACGTCGACATGGCCTTCATCAACAACACCTTCGCCCAGCCGGCAGGCCTGAGCCTCGATGACGCGCTGATCAAGGAAGGCCCCGAGTCTCCCTACGTCAATATCATCGCCGTGCGTGCAGGCGACGAAGACCGCGAGGAGATCAAGCAACTGGTCGAGGCTTATCAGTCCGACGAAGTTGCCGCCAAGGCTGATGAGCTGTTCAAGGGCTCAGCCGTTCCTGGCTGGGAATAA
- a CDS encoding GAF domain-containing protein: MPDYSLLARQLKALLDTRDWLTNSAQTSAFLMQEIPDLNWAGFYLQRSSEQLTLGPFQGKPACNPIPFSKGVCGAAARTRQTQRIDDVHAVADHIACDSASESELVVPILDTNGALWGVLDLDSPRKARFSEADQAGIEALVEIFCQASDLD, translated from the coding sequence ATGCCCGACTATTCCCTGCTCGCCCGCCAACTGAAGGCCCTGCTGGATACCCGCGACTGGCTGACCAATAGCGCGCAGACCAGCGCCTTTCTGATGCAGGAAATCCCTGACTTGAACTGGGCAGGCTTCTATCTGCAACGCAGCTCCGAGCAACTGACACTTGGCCCCTTCCAGGGCAAGCCTGCCTGCAACCCGATCCCTTTCAGCAAGGGAGTATGCGGTGCAGCAGCACGCACCCGGCAAACGCAGCGTATTGATGATGTGCATGCCGTAGCCGACCATATCGCCTGTGACAGCGCATCCGAATCAGAACTGGTGGTGCCCATTCTCGACACCAACGGCGCATTGTGGGGCGTCCTGGATCTGGACAGCCCAAGGAAAGCGCGCTTCAGCGAGGCCGATCAGGCAGGCATCGAGGCCCTGGTCGAGATTTTCTGCCAGGCCTCCGATCTCGATTGA